In Alphaproteobacteria bacterium, one DNA window encodes the following:
- the map gene encoding type I methionyl aminopeptidase — translation MSDDEHDSATILHSQEDFAAMRKAGKLAAQTLDYITPYVLPGVTTERLDTLCEAFIRDHGAIPAPLGYRGFPKSICTSVNHVVCHGIPGDKKLADGDIVNVDVTVILDGWHGDTSRMFWVGQRVSRLAERLTKVTWEAMMIGIKTVRPGATLGDVGHAIQSHAESAGFSVVRDFCGHGLGTFFHGPPTVLHYGKPGRGVVLQPGMFFTIEPMINAGKYPVKILADGWTAVTRDRSLSAQFEHSVGVTEDGCEIFTQSCLGWDAPPYVMTADTP, via the coding sequence ATGAGCGATGACGAGCATGACAGCGCGACCATCCTGCACAGCCAAGAAGACTTTGCCGCCATGCGCAAGGCGGGCAAACTGGCGGCCCAGACATTGGACTATATCACGCCCTATGTTTTGCCCGGCGTGACGACGGAGCGTCTGGATACGCTGTGCGAGGCTTTCATCCGCGATCATGGCGCGATTCCGGCCCCGTTGGGATACCGGGGATTCCCCAAATCCATCTGCACCTCGGTCAATCATGTGGTTTGTCACGGCATTCCCGGCGATAAGAAATTGGCCGATGGGGATATCGTGAATGTCGATGTCACCGTCATCTTGGATGGCTGGCATGGCGATACCAGTCGGATGTTCTGGGTGGGGCAGCGCGTCAGCCGCTTGGCCGAACGCCTGACCAAGGTCACATGGGAAGCCATGATGATCGGGATCAAGACCGTGCGCCCGGGGGCGACTTTGGGCGATGTGGGGCACGCCATACAGTCCCATGCGGAAAGCGCCGGATTTTCGGTGGTGCGCGATTTTTGCGGGCATGGGCTTGGCACGTTCTTTCATGGACCTCCCACGGTGCTGCATTACGGCAAGCCTGGGCGCGGCGTCGTGCTGCAACCGGGCATGTTCTTCACCATCGAGCCGATGATCAATGCCGGTAAGTATCCCGTGAAGATTCTGGCCGATGGCTGGACGGCGGTGACGCGCGACCGGTCGCTTTCCGCGCAGTTCGAGCATTCGGTGGGCGTGACCGAGGATGGATGCGAGATATTCACCCAGTCATGCTTGGGCTGGGATGCTCCGCCTTACGTCATGACGGCGGACACGCCATGA
- the radC gene encoding DNA repair protein RadC has protein sequence MTARPALSQDSLLPSTDDDEDQPPAHYLNHRHRLRRRFIEGGAQALQEYEMVELILFSALPRRDVKPLAKDLLRVFGSLWDLVNASPDRLAAYGLKDGAIAALTIVGAAALRAGQGRIMNQPVFGNWDAVMEYCRAAMAHENSEQLRLMFIGPRNRLLAEEVQQRGTVNHTPVYTREVVRRALELGATALVMLHNHPSGDPTPSRADLEQTREIDKALKSVSIDLLDHVIIGRGGRVFSMKNESAL, from the coding sequence ATGACGGCGCGTCCCGCTTTATCACAAGACAGCTTGTTGCCGAGTACGGATGACGACGAGGACCAGCCACCCGCGCATTACCTGAATCACCGGCACAGATTGCGGCGGCGTTTTATCGAAGGCGGCGCGCAAGCCCTGCAAGAATATGAGATGGTCGAGCTGATCCTGTTCAGCGCCTTGCCCCGGCGCGACGTGAAGCCGCTGGCCAAAGACTTGCTGCGCGTCTTCGGATCGTTATGGGATCTGGTGAACGCCTCGCCCGACCGTCTGGCCGCCTATGGGCTTAAGGATGGGGCCATCGCGGCCTTGACCATCGTCGGTGCCGCCGCCTTGCGGGCAGGGCAGGGGCGTATCATGAACCAGCCGGTCTTTGGTAACTGGGACGCCGTGATGGAGTATTGCCGCGCGGCCATGGCGCATGAAAACAGCGAACAACTTCGCCTGATGTTCATCGGTCCGCGCAACCGCCTGCTGGCCGAAGAGGTGCAACAGCGCGGCACCGTCAACCACACGCCTGTCTATACGCGCGAAGTGGTGCGTCGTGCATTGGAATTGGGGGCCACGGCGCTGGTCATGCTGCACAACCATCCCAGTGGCGACCCCACGCCCAGCCGTGCCGACCTGGAACAAACCCGCGAGATCGACAAGGCCCTGAAATCCGTCAGCATCGACCTGCTCGACCACGTCATCATCGGACGCGGCGGCCGCGTCTTTAGCATGAAGAACGAGTCGGCGCTATAA
- a CDS encoding PhzF family phenazine biosynthesis protein has product MKFWQVDSFAQEPFKGNPAAVFLLDKEIDDQLMQNIAVEMNLSETAFILLRDGQNPLLRWFTPMFEIDLCGHATLAAAHIYLTEVNKNTNEVNFDTKFVGTLCVKKKESGYRMDLPSRPGRKIDIQDIPDSVLSGLGIDSKPMEAYKARDLMLVYESDQTIRDINPDFNALAKYDDFIIVTAQSSDNRYDFISRFFCADDGIAEDPVTGSSHCTLTPYWAEKLSKEKLRAYQASKRGGELDLEIAGDRILISGHALTVIEGNMRV; this is encoded by the coding sequence ATGAAGTTCTGGCAGGTTGACTCCTTTGCTCAAGAGCCATTCAAAGGCAACCCTGCTGCCGTATTTCTTCTAGATAAGGAAATAGACGATCAACTTATGCAAAATATTGCCGTTGAAATGAATTTATCTGAGACGGCTTTTATCTTGCTTCGTGATGGTCAGAATCCGCTTCTTCGTTGGTTCACGCCCATGTTTGAAATTGATTTATGTGGTCATGCCACCCTGGCCGCTGCTCATATCTATCTAACAGAAGTAAACAAAAATACAAATGAAGTGAATTTTGATACGAAATTTGTAGGGACACTTTGCGTGAAGAAGAAAGAATCTGGATACAGAATGGACCTTCCATCCCGACCAGGCAGAAAAATAGATATTCAAGATATTCCTGATTCTGTCTTGTCAGGACTTGGGATAGATTCCAAACCAATGGAGGCGTATAAGGCACGCGACCTTATGCTGGTTTACGAATCTGACCAGACTATTCGGGATATAAATCCCGATTTTAATGCGCTTGCTAAATACGATGATTTTATTATTGTGACGGCTCAATCCTCGGATAACAGATATGATTTCATCTCACGTTTCTTTTGCGCCGATGACGGCATTGCTGAAGACCCGGTCACTGGGTCGTCGCATTGTACATTGACTCCGTATTGGGCTGAAAAGCTTAGTAAAGAAAAATTGCGTGCGTATCAGGCATCAAAGCGAGGCGGCGAACTGGATTTAGAAATAGCAGGAGATCGTATTCTTATTTCAGGGCATGCATTGACCGTTATTGAGGGGAATATGAGGGTATAA